One Prevotella intermedia ATCC 25611 = DSM 20706 DNA window includes the following coding sequences:
- a CDS encoding histidinol phosphate phosphatase: MANRPLAYMLSERKANLGKMAGKTVIQARPTGRKRVDHRSFCDEVAHATTFTGAEVEAVLRLAADIAKKHVENGDIVDFGDIGTLSPSFHSKLVEKGKEKFNPNIHITEPIVRLTPSKKYFTLTGVSYERVDAPAKKSSEENPTPHP; this comes from the coding sequence ATGGCAAACAGACCTTTAGCCTATATGCTTTCAGAGCGCAAGGCAAATCTCGGAAAGATGGCTGGAAAAACCGTCATTCAAGCACGTCCGACAGGGCGCAAACGTGTAGACCACCGCAGTTTCTGCGATGAGGTTGCTCACGCAACAACATTCACTGGGGCAGAAGTAGAAGCCGTTCTGCGACTTGCTGCCGACATTGCGAAAAAGCATGTTGAGAACGGTGATATTGTGGACTTTGGCGACATCGGTACATTGAGTCCATCGTTCCATAGCAAACTTGTGGAGAAAGGAAAAGAAAAGTTCAATCCCAACATACACATTACCGAGCCTATTGTACGCTTGACACCCTCAAAGAAGTATTTCACACTTACTGGTGTGAGTTACGAACGTGTAGATGCTCCTGCCAAGAAGTCGTCTGAGGAGAATCCTACACCGCATCCATAA
- the ccsA gene encoding cytochrome c biogenesis protein CcsA, with translation MIAFWNYFIYFAVAAVLLWATGAYAAWKDKKIVAYSATILGLAVFFSYILIMWIALDRPPMRTMGETRLWYSFFLPLAGIIVYSRWDYKWLLSFSTVLSLVFICFNLLKPEIHSKTLMPALQSPWFAPHVIIYMFAYALLGGAFVMAVYLLFFKKSKIVTHKELDITDNLVYIGWAFLSLGMLTGALWAKEAWGHYWAWDPKETWAAATWLAYLTYIHYRLRKNCNLEVAMWILIINFALLQMCWWGINYLPSAQGVSVHTYNMQ, from the coding sequence ATGATAGCGTTTTGGAATTACTTTATATATTTTGCTGTAGCAGCTGTGTTGCTTTGGGCAACAGGTGCTTATGCCGCATGGAAAGATAAGAAGATAGTTGCTTATAGTGCTACGATACTCGGGTTGGCGGTATTTTTCAGTTATATCCTCATTATGTGGATAGCTCTCGACCGTCCTCCAATGCGTACCATGGGCGAAACACGTTTGTGGTATTCTTTCTTCCTGCCATTAGCAGGCATCATTGTTTACAGTCGTTGGGATTATAAGTGGCTGTTGTCATTTTCCACAGTGCTTTCTCTGGTTTTCATTTGCTTCAATCTTCTGAAACCAGAAATTCATAGCAAAACCCTTATGCCTGCTTTGCAGAGTCCTTGGTTTGCACCACACGTCATCATCTATATGTTTGCTTATGCGCTCTTGGGCGGTGCTTTCGTGATGGCTGTTTATCTGTTGTTCTTCAAGAAAAGCAAGATAGTAACCCACAAGGAGCTTGATATAACAGACAATCTCGTTTATATAGGTTGGGCTTTTCTCTCGTTGGGTATGCTCACAGGTGCTCTTTGGGCAAAAGAAGCATGGGGACACTATTGGGCATGGGACCCTAAAGAAACTTGGGCAGCTGCCACTTGGTTGGCTTATCTTACTTATATTCATTATCGTTTGCGTAAGAATTGCAACTTAGAAGTGGCTATGTGGATACTTATCATCAACTTTGCTCTCCTGCAAATGTGTTGGTGGGGTATAAACTATCTGCCATCTGCACAAGGCGTAAGCGTGCATACTTATAATATGCAGTAA
- the nrfA gene encoding ammonia-forming cytochrome c nitrite reductase, whose product MAKQLKKWQGWLLFGGAMVIIFILGMLCSSMLERRAEVASVFNNRRTVMTDSIVSQNEKFAEDFPKEYQTWAMTEDTSFVSKYNSSQEIDVLAQRPEMVILWAGYAFSREYNTPRGHRHAVEDLRKILRTGSPGVDGQEDMQTGTCWTCKGPDVPRLMREKGKNAFYAAKWSQWGNEVMNSVGCSDCHDARNMDLRPARPALYEAWQRAGKDVKKASHQEMRSLVCAQCHVEYYFEKDNGNYLKFPQDKGLTCEAAEEYYDSIGFYDYIHPLSKAKVLKAQHPGYEIFKQGIHAQRGLSCADCHMPYIQEGGIKYTSHHITSPLANINRTCQTCHRQSEETLRQNVYERQEKVFDIRNRVEKELARAHIEAKFAWEKGATEKEMEPILTALRKSQWRWDYAVASHGASFHAPQEVTRLLGVALNYAQTARIDIARVLARHGYSKEVPMPDISTKDKAQSYIGLDMKKLKAQKKNFIDNVVPQWVKTAKKNGRFITKEM is encoded by the coding sequence ATGGCTAAACAGTTAAAGAAATGGCAAGGATGGTTGCTCTTCGGCGGAGCAATGGTTATCATCTTCATTCTGGGCATGCTTTGCTCTTCTATGTTGGAGCGTCGTGCAGAAGTTGCCTCAGTGTTCAACAATCGCCGAACAGTGATGACCGACTCAATTGTGAGTCAGAATGAGAAGTTTGCTGAGGATTTCCCCAAGGAATATCAGACTTGGGCAATGACTGAAGACACTTCTTTTGTGAGTAAGTACAACTCTTCGCAAGAGATTGATGTATTGGCACAACGCCCAGAAATGGTTATTCTGTGGGCTGGTTATGCTTTCTCTCGTGAGTACAATACTCCTCGTGGGCATCGTCATGCAGTTGAGGATTTGCGCAAGATTTTACGTACAGGTTCGCCAGGCGTAGATGGTCAGGAGGATATGCAGACTGGTACTTGCTGGACTTGTAAAGGTCCTGATGTTCCTCGCTTGATGCGTGAGAAAGGCAAGAATGCTTTCTATGCTGCTAAGTGGAGCCAGTGGGGTAACGAAGTTATGAATTCAGTAGGTTGCTCAGACTGCCATGATGCTCGCAATATGGATTTGAGACCCGCTCGTCCTGCTCTTTATGAGGCTTGGCAACGTGCTGGCAAGGACGTGAAGAAGGCAAGTCATCAGGAGATGCGTTCATTGGTTTGTGCACAGTGCCACGTTGAGTATTACTTTGAAAAGGACAACGGTAACTATCTCAAGTTCCCACAAGATAAGGGACTCACTTGTGAAGCCGCTGAGGAATATTACGACTCTATTGGATTCTACGATTATATACACCCACTCTCTAAGGCTAAGGTTCTGAAAGCTCAGCACCCAGGTTACGAGATTTTCAAGCAGGGTATCCACGCTCAACGCGGATTGAGTTGTGCTGATTGCCACATGCCTTACATTCAAGAAGGTGGTATAAAGTACACCAGTCACCACATCACATCACCATTGGCAAATATCAACCGCACTTGTCAGACTTGCCACCGTCAAAGCGAAGAGACATTGCGTCAGAACGTATATGAGCGTCAAGAGAAAGTCTTTGATATCCGTAACCGTGTAGAGAAAGAGTTGGCTCGTGCACATATCGAGGCTAAGTTTGCTTGGGAGAAGGGAGCAACAGAAAAGGAAATGGAACCAATATTGACAGCACTGCGCAAGAGCCAATGGCGTTGGGACTATGCAGTGGCAAGCCATGGTGCCAGCTTCCACGCACCACAGGAAGTTACTCGCCTGCTTGGTGTAGCCCTAAACTATGCGCAGACAGCACGTATTGATATTGCTCGTGTACTGGCTCGCCATGGTTACAGCAAGGAAGTGCCAATGCCAGACATTTCTACTAAGGATAAAGCTCAAAGCTACATCGGTCTTGATATGAAGAAACTCAAGGCTCAGAAGAAGAACTTTATTGACAATGTAGTTCCTCAATGGGTGAAGACAGCCAAGAAGAATGGCAGATTCATTACAAAGGAAATGTAA
- the nrfH gene encoding cytochrome c nitrite reductase small subunit: MNLRKLTSWFPELTYRQKVVSLVISGVIVGLGGLFFYLLRMHTYIVGDDPAACVNCHIMAPYYATWAHSSHGRDATCNDCHVPHSSIAAKYLFKGMDGMKHVAYFVTRSERQAIMAEEASSEVIMDNCIRCHTQLNTEFVKTGKIDYMQAKRGEGKACWDCHREVAHGGMNTLSRTPNAETQVPIPPSPVPQWLQNLLEKK; encoded by the coding sequence ATGAATCTGCGAAAGCTTACATCATGGTTTCCCGAACTGACTTATCGCCAAAAGGTGGTATCGCTTGTTATATCGGGTGTCATTGTGGGATTAGGAGGATTGTTTTTCTATCTTCTGCGTATGCACACTTATATTGTGGGCGACGACCCCGCTGCTTGTGTAAACTGTCACATTATGGCTCCTTATTATGCTACATGGGCGCACTCCAGCCATGGAAGAGATGCTACATGTAACGATTGCCATGTGCCACACTCAAGCATAGCTGCTAAATACCTATTTAAAGGTATGGACGGTATGAAACATGTGGCTTACTTTGTAACCCGCTCAGAGCGTCAGGCTATTATGGCTGAAGAAGCATCTTCAGAAGTGATAATGGACAACTGTATACGTTGCCACACACAACTTAATACAGAGTTCGTAAAGACAGGAAAGATTGATTATATGCAAGCAAAACGTGGCGAGGGTAAGGCTTGCTGGGATTGCCACCGTGAAGTTGCTCACGGCGGAATGAATACGCTCAGCAGAACCCCGAATGCTGAAACGCAAGTGCCTATACCTCCATCTCCTGTACCACAATGGTTGCAGAATTTACTCGAAAAAAAATAA
- a CDS encoding PepSY domain-containing protein, whose translation MKKMHRWFGLILCLFLIGFCVSGIILNHHEIFSNINVSRSLMPSSYAYKNWNQGLMRGTLAKGDSVIIYGENGFFLTDRLGAKIKDFNKGMPSGVELRNIKAITHTRSGEIWAVGNFQLFHLENNTWQTVDLDGLDTRLVDVTSRGDSVVVASRNHLWLSPNVGKPFRQIQLRASTDHDGKVSLLRTVWLIHSGALFGTIGKLVGDAVAIVLIILCISGVWFFIARKTRAGKSQLKTLYWVHRRIGRITIVLTLFITITGWFLRPPAMVAIVKGRVPALPFTVQDSKNPWNDLLRAVRYDSAEKDWLIYTSKGFYALQDLRSTPRPIKGTPKVSYMGLSAFYQVNTGQWLVGSFNGLYLWSRNVQGGMPKVVPIDKDIMMVGFSNDFKEPFLIDYYEGTTSPKMPAQFQQLPMSLHIAALETHTGRIFTFLHDTSNVVYIAIIGLAIAWCLWTGYYRPRKNRKKHGKEKEPKKRRQQLRLENEESE comes from the coding sequence ATGAAGAAAATGCATCGTTGGTTCGGACTGATTCTCTGTCTGTTCCTTATCGGTTTTTGTGTATCTGGTATCATCTTGAATCACCACGAAATATTCTCCAACATCAACGTTTCCCGCTCGCTTATGCCGAGTAGCTATGCGTATAAGAACTGGAATCAGGGACTAATGCGAGGAACACTTGCAAAAGGAGACAGCGTTATTATATATGGTGAAAATGGATTTTTCCTCACCGACAGGCTTGGTGCTAAGATAAAGGACTTCAACAAAGGTATGCCGTCTGGCGTTGAGTTGCGCAATATTAAAGCCATCACCCACACCCGTTCGGGCGAAATATGGGCAGTAGGCAACTTTCAGCTATTCCATCTTGAGAACAACACTTGGCAAACAGTAGACCTTGATGGCCTTGACACTCGATTGGTAGATGTTACTTCGCGTGGCGACTCTGTGGTTGTAGCATCTCGCAACCACCTTTGGCTATCTCCCAATGTTGGCAAACCCTTTCGTCAAATACAACTTCGGGCAAGCACCGACCACGATGGCAAGGTTTCACTCCTACGCACAGTATGGCTGATACATAGCGGAGCACTTTTTGGAACAATCGGCAAACTCGTCGGCGACGCAGTGGCTATCGTCCTGATTATCCTCTGCATCTCGGGCGTATGGTTCTTCATTGCACGCAAAACACGTGCCGGCAAGTCGCAACTCAAGACACTTTATTGGGTGCATCGCCGTATTGGCAGAATCACAATTGTTCTTACACTCTTCATTACCATCACTGGTTGGTTTCTCCGCCCACCTGCAATGGTAGCCATAGTAAAAGGGCGTGTGCCTGCATTGCCTTTCACGGTACAAGACAGCAAGAACCCTTGGAACGACCTACTACGTGCCGTGCGTTACGATTCTGCCGAAAAAGACTGGCTCATCTACACCTCAAAAGGTTTCTATGCACTGCAAGACCTCCGCTCTACCCCACGTCCTATCAAGGGAACACCAAAGGTAAGCTATATGGGACTTTCTGCTTTCTACCAAGTAAACACAGGTCAATGGCTCGTAGGTTCGTTCAACGGTCTTTACCTCTGGAGCCGCAATGTGCAAGGAGGAATGCCAAAGGTTGTGCCAATCGACAAGGATATTATGATGGTGGGCTTCAGCAACGATTTCAAAGAGCCATTCCTCATCGACTATTACGAGGGAACCACCTCGCCAAAGATGCCTGCCCAGTTCCAGCAACTACCGATGTCGTTGCACATAGCAGCACTCGAAACCCACACTGGGCGCATTTTCACCTTCTTGCACGACACCAGCAACGTAGTCTATATAGCCATTATAGGGTTGGCTATTGCGTGGTGCCTTTGGACGGGCTATTATCGTCCACGTAAGAACCGCAAGAAACACGGCAAGGAAAAGGAACCTAAGAAACGTCGCCAACAGCTAAGATTAGAGAATGAAGAAAGCGAATGA
- a CDS encoding DUF488 domain-containing protein yields the protein MKKANELKIKRVYLTPEEGDGYRILIDRLWPRGIAKEKACIDEWNKAITPSSELRKWFGHKEENYATFAEKYRSELDNNPEAMPFANHIKVLLESSNVTLLYGAKRENCNHAIILRDWLINK from the coding sequence ATGAAGAAAGCGAATGAATTGAAGATAAAGCGTGTTTATCTAACGCCTGAAGAAGGCGATGGGTATCGTATCCTCATAGACCGACTATGGCCAAGGGGAATTGCAAAGGAAAAAGCGTGCATCGACGAATGGAACAAAGCAATTACTCCTTCGTCCGAACTACGCAAATGGTTTGGGCACAAGGAAGAAAACTATGCTACGTTTGCCGAAAAATACCGTTCAGAACTTGACAACAATCCAGAGGCAATGCCCTTTGCCAACCATATTAAAGTACTTCTCGAATCGAGCAATGTAACCTTATTATATGGTGCAAAAAGAGAAAACTGCAACCATGCTATCATTCTTAGAGATTGGCTGATAAACAAATAA
- a CDS encoding IS982 family transposase, producing MTDTNLIEIFCIFDDFCKYFTPELKKHTLQVHGKRHRNRASRMSDSEIMTILVLFHTHRFRDLKSFYLGYICQHMRGDFPHRISYNRFVERQAQVALHLLLFLQTCALGKCSGISIIDSTPLASCHIKRERQHRTMRGWAAKGKCTMGWFYGFKLHLVINDKGEIIQWKLTPGNIDDREPLKDKRFTDRLFGKLFADRGYISQNLFEMLFVDNIHLVTKIKKNMKNSLMSLYDKLLLRKRSVIETVNDELKNVCQIEHTRHRSFDNFATNLIAGLIAYNLLPKKPEMNIEIIDKSRIIT from the coding sequence ATGACTGATACAAATTTAATAGAAATATTCTGTATATTCGACGATTTTTGCAAGTATTTTACTCCTGAGTTGAAAAAACATACGCTTCAAGTACACGGCAAGCGGCACCGTAACCGTGCTTCCCGTATGTCGGACAGTGAAATCATGACCATTCTGGTCCTGTTCCACACTCACCGCTTCCGAGACCTCAAGTCCTTCTACTTAGGATATATCTGCCAGCATATGCGTGGAGACTTCCCACATCGGATTTCCTACAACCGCTTTGTTGAGCGGCAAGCACAGGTCGCACTGCACCTGCTGCTGTTTCTCCAGACATGTGCACTGGGCAAGTGTTCAGGCATATCCATCATTGATTCCACACCACTGGCTTCCTGCCACATCAAGCGTGAGAGGCAGCACAGGACCATGAGGGGCTGGGCGGCAAAAGGAAAGTGCACCATGGGCTGGTTCTACGGCTTCAAGCTACATCTTGTCATCAATGACAAGGGAGAGATTATCCAGTGGAAGCTCACGCCAGGCAACATAGATGACAGGGAGCCATTGAAGGATAAACGCTTCACCGACAGGTTGTTTGGAAAACTCTTTGCAGACAGGGGGTATATCAGTCAGAACCTCTTTGAGATGCTCTTTGTGGACAATATACATTTGGTGACCAAGATAAAGAAGAACATGAAGAACTCACTGATGAGCCTGTATGATAAGTTGTTGCTCAGAAAACGTTCTGTCATTGAGACAGTGAACGATGAACTGAAGAATGTGTGTCAGATAGAACACACCAGACATCGCTCTTTTGATAACTTTGCAACAAATCTGATAGCAGGACTCATTGCATACAATCTGTTGCCAAAGAAGCCAGAAATGAACATAGAAATAATTGATAAAAGCAGAATAATTACATAG
- a CDS encoding MBL fold metallo-hydrolase: MKLTYIFHSGFAIETETCVLIFDCWRDPAGVVSKVLSTAKPVYVFASHFHEDHFTKEILKWRSAYPSLSFTYILSKDILKHRRAVKEDADAWLAKGAEWHDKHIKVYATGSNDSGVSWIVEVDGKRIFHAGDLNNWYARFLTEDYKGGTIFSEEFGEVNPLQDEKRFLGELKDIKKIADSFDVVMFPIDGRIGNGYTRGARQFIEQFKVGLFVPMHFVVSGFESAWRMKEFTDECNIPFWSIECEGEMLEQ, encoded by the coding sequence ATGAAGCTGACGTATATTTTTCATAGCGGTTTTGCCATCGAAACGGAAACTTGTGTACTTATTTTCGATTGTTGGAGAGACCCTGCTGGGGTTGTTTCAAAGGTTCTTTCTACCGCAAAGCCTGTTTATGTGTTCGCCAGTCATTTCCATGAGGACCACTTTACAAAGGAGATATTGAAGTGGCGAAGTGCGTATCCGTCGCTTTCTTTCACCTATATTCTTTCCAAGGATATATTGAAGCACAGAAGAGCCGTCAAGGAAGATGCAGATGCGTGGCTGGCAAAGGGTGCTGAGTGGCACGACAAGCACATTAAAGTTTATGCGACTGGCAGCAACGACAGTGGTGTTTCGTGGATAGTGGAAGTTGATGGTAAACGTATTTTCCATGCGGGCGACCTCAACAATTGGTACGCCCGTTTTCTTACAGAAGACTATAAGGGAGGTACTATCTTCAGCGAGGAGTTTGGAGAGGTGAATCCACTGCAAGATGAGAAACGTTTTCTTGGCGAGTTGAAGGACATTAAGAAGATTGCGGACTCCTTTGATGTTGTGATGTTTCCGATAGATGGTAGAATAGGGAACGGATATACGCGTGGTGCCCGACAATTCATAGAGCAATTCAAGGTAGGCTTGTTCGTTCCAATGCACTTCGTGGTAAGCGGATTTGAGAGTGCCTGGCGTATGAAAGAGTTTACCGATGAATGCAATATTCCTTTCTGGAGCATTGAGTGTGAAGGTGAAATGTTGGAGCAATGA
- a CDS encoding GlsB/YeaQ/YmgE family stress response membrane protein, translating to MFEHIADFTAWPILTGILIGYIANRIMSGEGKGCCMNLIVGIIGSYAGTLISHLLDINLFGKGYITNFVFCVLGAVSVLWIWKKLFD from the coding sequence ATGTTTGAACACATTGCAGATTTCACAGCATGGCCAATACTTACGGGTATCCTCATCGGCTATATTGCGAACCGTATTATGAGTGGCGAAGGCAAAGGATGTTGCATGAATCTTATCGTAGGTATCATCGGTAGTTATGCAGGAACTTTAATCAGTCATCTGCTTGATATAAACCTGTTTGGCAAGGGTTATATTACCAATTTCGTATTCTGCGTGCTTGGTGCAGTGTCGGTATTATGGATTTGGAAGAAACTTTTTGATTAG
- a CDS encoding flavin reductase family protein, protein MKSFGKKAWILPQPVLIIGTYDENGKPNAMNAAWAGQWDNHEIMISMGKHQTTENLNLKGEFTVAFATAETMVAADFVGIVSQKNDPGKMAKTGWTVVASENVNAPVFTDFPMTMECRIKEKQKESATGCYIIAEIVNILCDEKYLAGDGKPDVEKMNLITFDPVHMGYIQLGKRAGNAFSDGKALK, encoded by the coding sequence ATGAAAAGCTTTGGTAAGAAAGCGTGGATACTTCCACAGCCTGTGCTGATTATCGGCACATACGACGAAAACGGTAAGCCTAACGCTATGAATGCAGCGTGGGCAGGTCAATGGGACAACCATGAAATTATGATTTCAATGGGAAAGCACCAGACAACAGAGAATTTAAACCTTAAAGGAGAGTTCACGGTGGCTTTTGCTACGGCAGAAACGATGGTCGCTGCCGACTTTGTAGGTATTGTAAGTCAGAAGAACGACCCTGGCAAGATGGCGAAAACGGGTTGGACGGTTGTAGCTTCCGAAAATGTAAATGCGCCTGTCTTCACCGATTTCCCTATGACAATGGAGTGTCGCATCAAGGAAAAGCAGAAAGAATCAGCGACAGGTTGCTACATCATTGCAGAGATAGTGAATATTCTTTGCGACGAGAAGTATCTTGCAGGAGACGGCAAACCAGATGTCGAGAAGATGAATCTTATCACCTTCGACCCTGTTCACATGGGATATATTCAGTTGGGCAAGCGCGCAGGCAATGCGTTTTCAGACGGCAAGGCTTTGAAGTAA
- a CDS encoding DUF6383 domain-containing protein, which yields MKKHLLICIIGLCMFAIPTYADGNEVLTPTKCSIENKLVYEPINEVYITFASHIGIAKDAKATITCDGKTMATGVIGSYTYKEEGIATIAFDKVVLPKGKSYKLEIPSGTIYLETTPTVKTGNLKFDFTVPEKITCAECTVENGSVVVTERSIWFYYKTETEPIGNPTMTLYREGVPVRTLKAHVGWDWDLGQVYADFGKEMNFEKGVHFSLVLPEGSLSPRFRTDITNEEAKVDFIGGYTKPLESISYVWCSLFDNHNIDVIDEVRFFYNQAVVLSPNPKILLLKVDQTLIKEVTPVLTEENGQWVVSCNFGGVKVPEEGCCITIPEGTVISANGDVVVNAKNTFDVNVTTKIGNVSNRNIEVKASDGKVVIDNAPIGGKLYVYSAEGKKVAERFVSSPCLTLELPSKGIYIVAINGKAYKVNIR from the coding sequence ATGAAAAAGCATTTACTCATCTGTATAATCGGACTATGTATGTTCGCAATACCTACCTATGCCGACGGCAATGAAGTCTTAACGCCGACAAAGTGCAGTATTGAAAACAAACTCGTGTATGAGCCTATAAACGAGGTTTATATTACGTTTGCAAGCCATATTGGTATAGCAAAAGATGCGAAAGCAACGATAACGTGTGACGGTAAGACAATGGCAACTGGCGTAATCGGTTCTTATACCTATAAAGAAGAGGGCATTGCGACTATCGCTTTCGACAAGGTTGTTCTTCCAAAGGGCAAATCCTATAAGTTGGAAATACCCTCGGGAACTATCTATTTGGAGACTACGCCCACTGTGAAAACAGGAAATCTGAAGTTCGACTTTACTGTTCCCGAAAAGATTACATGTGCTGAATGTACGGTGGAGAACGGTTCTGTGGTTGTAACGGAACGGTCTATATGGTTCTATTATAAAACAGAAACAGAGCCAATCGGAAATCCAACCATGACGTTGTATCGTGAAGGCGTTCCTGTGAGGACACTTAAGGCGCACGTAGGCTGGGATTGGGATCTGGGGCAGGTATATGCTGACTTTGGAAAAGAAATGAACTTCGAGAAAGGCGTGCACTTTTCACTTGTGTTGCCCGAAGGAAGTCTGAGCCCAAGGTTCCGCACGGACATTACCAACGAGGAAGCAAAGGTAGATTTCATCGGCGGATATACGAAGCCATTGGAGTCGATAAGTTACGTATGGTGCAGTCTTTTTGACAACCATAATATCGACGTGATTGACGAAGTTCGCTTCTTCTACAACCAAGCTGTTGTGCTTTCGCCCAATCCGAAGATACTGTTGCTGAAAGTAGACCAAACACTTATCAAGGAGGTAACACCAGTATTGACTGAAGAAAATGGGCAGTGGGTGGTGTCTTGCAACTTTGGAGGCGTGAAAGTTCCGGAGGAAGGCTGTTGCATAACTATTCCTGAAGGAACCGTCATCTCGGCTAATGGCGACGTGGTAGTTAATGCCAAGAACACTTTTGACGTGAACGTAACCACCAAGATAGGTAATGTATCGAACCGAAACATTGAAGTCAAGGCGTCCGACGGAAAAGTTGTTATCGACAACGCACCCATAGGCGGAAAGCTGTATGTATATTCTGCAGAAGGAAAGAAAGTTGCCGAACGTTTTGTTTCTTCGCCATGCCTAACATTGGAGTTGCCGTCGAAAGGCATCTACATTGTAGCCATTAACGGTAAGGCATATAAAGTCAATATACGATGA